In one window of Solanum pennellii chromosome 2, SPENNV200 DNA:
- the LOC107010313 gene encoding geraniol 8-hydroxylase-like, translating into MDYYYYYCYSTPLALLLAWTLFQCFNLLTTNRSRKVPPGPFPLPIIGNLHLLGNQPHKSLAKLADLHGPVMRLKLGQITTVVISSSDMAKQVLQKQDSAFSSRSIPDIAKEENFHMFSVGWLPASHPQWRIFRKFMTSHIFSINKLDASHHLRYKKMEELVGYCKKSSQIGEAVDIGGAIFRTMLNLLSNTLFSKDLADPYENSGKEFKELMEGMMMEMGKPKLVDYFPVLKIVHAQGLSRYNSHLGKLLKLFNGFINERLEIRKSQSYQNTDVLDALITSSEQNPQEINHMHIATLCLDLFNAGTDTSSNVVEWAMTELLRSPDIMKKVQAELVQVLGEGNLMEETDVARLPYLQCIIKETYRMHPPAPFLVPRKVEQDVELCGYTVPKGSKVLINVWPIGQDSTLWEDPLMFNPDRFKDSKLDVRGQDFELIPFGAGRRICPGLPLAIRMVPVLLGTLLNTFKWKIEGDIAPKDMDMQEKFGLTLAKLHPLRAVPLPL; encoded by the exons atggattattactattattattgttatagcACTCCTCTAGCTCTCTTGCTTGCCTGGACTTTGTTCCAATGCTTCAACTTATTAACAACAAATAGAAGCAGAAAGGTTCCTCCAGGACCCTTTCCATTACCCATAATCGGAAATCTTCATTTACTGGGGAATCAACCTCATAAATCCCTTGCGAAACTCGCCGATTTGCATGGCCCAGTTATGCGTCTGAAGTTGGGGCAAATAACAACTGTGGTGATTTCTTCTTCAGATATGGCCAAACAAGTGCTCCAAAAGCAAGATTCAGCCTTTTCTAGCAGGTCAATTCCTGATATAGCCAAAGAGGAAAATTTTCACATGTTTTCCGTTGGTTGGCTTCCTGCTTCCCATCCTCAATGGAGAATTTTCCGCAAATTCATGACTTCCCACATCTTCTCTATTAACAAGCTTGATGCCAGTCACCACCTTAG gtaCAAGAAGATGGAAGAACTTGTTGGTTACTGTAAAAAGAGTAGCCAGATTGGAGAGGCGGTAGATATTGGTGGCGCAATTTTCAGGACCATGTTGAACTTACTTTCCAACACTCTCTTCTCAAAGGACTTGGCAGATCCGTATGAAAATTCTGGTAAAGAATTTAAGGAATTGATGGAGGGAATGATGATGGAGATGGGTAAACCAAAATTGGTAGACTACTTTCCCGTCCTGAAAATAGTGCATGCGCAAGGTCTAAGTCGATATAATTCTCATTTGGGGAAACTACTAAAGCTATTTAATGGATTCATAAATGAGAGGCTGGAGATAAGGAAATCCCAAAGTTATCAAAACACTGATGTTTTAGATGCCTTAATCACATCAAGTGAACAGAATCCCCAAGAAATTAATCACATGCATATAGCAACATTGTGTTTG GACCTATTTAATGCGGGAACTGATACAAGTTCGAATGTAGTGGAATGGGCTATGACTGAGCTTCTTAGATCTCCAGATATTATGAAGAAAGTCCAAGCTGAGCTCGTACAAGTCCTCGGAGAAGGTAACCTGATGGAAGAAACTGACGTTGCCCGACTCCCTTACTTGCAGTGCATTATTAAAGAAACTTACAGGATGCACCCTCCAGCTCCTTTTTTGGTACCTCGAAAAGTAGAGCAAGATGTTGAGCTGTGTGGCTACACTGTCCCTAAAGGTTCGAAAGTGCTCATTAATGTGTGGCCAATTGGCCAGGACTCGACTCTATGGGAAGACCCTTTGATGTTTAATCCTGATAGATTTAAGGATTCAAAATTAGACGTGCGAGGTCAAGATTTTGAGTTAATTCCATTTGGTGCTGGTCGAAGAATTTGTCCTGGTCTGCCATTGGCAATAAGGATGGTCCCAGTACTGCTAGGAACACTGTTGAATACATTTAAGTGGAAAATTGAGGGTGATATTGCACCAAAAGACATGGACATGCAGGAGAAATTTGGCCTCACCTTGGCCAAACTTCATCCTCTTAGAGCTGTTCCACTTCCACTCTGA
- the LOC107010311 gene encoding L-ascorbate oxidase homolog, producing MGNVTLFHLICGIFIFWSVSLVKAEDTYKYFTWTATYGTLYPLGVPQQVILINGQFPGPRLDLVTNDNVILNLINKLDEPLLLTWNGIKQRKNSWQDGVLGTNCPIPINSNYTYKFQTKDQIGSYTYFPSTQLHRAVGGFGALNVYARSVIPVPYAKPAGDFSLLIGDWYKSSHKVLRQILDSGRSLPYPNDLLINGQKQSTFSGDQGKTYMFRISNVGLKNSINFRIQGHKMRVVEIEGSHVLQNFYDSLDVHVGQSMSVLVTLDQPPKDYYIVASTRFSRISFTATSVLHYTNSQTPVSGPVPPAPTGQMHWSMLQARTFRWNLTSNAARPNPQGSFHYGKITISRTFVMANSAPLINGKLRYAVNSVSYVNPDTPLKLADHFNIPGVFNLNSIQTYPSGGSPNLGTAVFPTSHHDFIEIVFQNDEATMQSWHLDGYDFWVVGFGSGKWTQASRNKYNLVDALTRHTTQVYPKSWTAILVSLDNQGMWNLRSAMWDRQYLGQQVYLRVYDPTPSLANEYDIPTNALLCGKAAGRHT from the exons ATGGGGAATGTTAcactttttcatttgatttgtggaattttcattttttggagTGTTTCTCTGGTGAAAGCAGAGGAtacttataaatatttcacATGGACTGCTACTTATGGAACTCTTTATCCTCTTGGTGTTCCTCAACAG GTGATCCTCATTAATGGTCAATTTCCTGGTCCAAGACTTGACCTTGTTACAAATGACAATGTAATTCTCAATCTGATTAATAAGTTGGATGAACCTCTTCTGTTGACATG GAATGGaatcaaacaaagaaagaattCTTGGCAAGATGGAGTTTTGGGAACAAATTGTCCCATTCCTATAAATTCAAATTACACTTACAAGTTCCAAACAAAAGACCAGATTGGAAGTTACACATATTTCCCTTCAACTCAATTGCATAGAGCTGTTGGAGGTTTCGGAGCACTTAACGTGTATGCGAGATCTGTAATCCCAGTTCCATATGCTAAACCTGCTGGAGATTTCAGTTTACTTATTGGTGATTGGTACAAGAGCAGTCATAAG GTATTGAGGCAAATATTGGACTCAGGGAGGTCTCTTCCTTACCCAAATGACCTCCTAATAAATGGACAGAAGCAGTCTACCTTCAGTGGTGATCAAG GAAAGACATATATGTTCAGGATTTCAAATGTAGGCTTGAAAAATTCCATCAACTTCAGAATTCAGGGCCATAAGATGAGGGTTGTCGAGATTGAAGGATCCCACGTCTTGCAGAACTTCTATGATTCTCTTGATGTCCATGTTGGTCAATCTATGTCTGTCCTTGTCACATTAGATCAGCCTCCAAAGGACTACTATATTGTTGCTTCTACAAGGTTCTCCAGGATAAGTTTTACTGCCACTTCAGTTCTCCACTACACTAACTCTCAGACACCTGTTTCTGGACCCGTGCCACCTGCTCCAACTGGACAAATGCATTGGTCGATGTTGCAAGCCAGAACATTTAG GTGGAATCTGACATCAAATGCAGCTAGGCCAAATCCTCAGGGTTCATTCCATTATGGAAAAATTACAATATCAAGGACTTTTGTTATGGCTAATTCAGCACCTCTTATCAATGGAAAGCTGAGATATGCTGTCAATAGTGTGTCTTATGTTAATCCTGATACTCCACTTAAGCTTGCTGATCACTTCAACATCCCCGGAGTGTTCAACTTGAACTCCATTCAAACTTATCCCTCTGGTGGTTCGCCTAACTTAGGCACAGCTGTATTTCCAACTTCTCACCATGATTTCATCGAAATTGTTTTCCAAAACGATGAGGCCACCATGCAATCCTGGCATCTTGATGGCTATGATTTCTGGGTTGTAGG TTTTGGATCTGGCAAATGGACACAAGCAAGTAGAAATAAGTACAATCTTGTTGATGCTCTGACAAGACATACTACACAG GTATATCCCAAATCTTGGACTGCAATATTGGTGTCCTTGGACAACCAAGGAATGTGGAATTTGAGATCAGCTATGTGGGATAGACAATATCTTGGACAACAAGTGTACCTCAGAGTGTACGACCCAACCCCAAGTCTAGCTAATGAATATGACATACCAACTAATGCTCTTCTTTGTGGCAAAGCTGCTGGTAGACATACTTAA
- the LOC107010314 gene encoding geraniol 8-hydroxylase-like, whose amino-acid sequence MDYYCTPLALLFAWTLFQGLNLLVALTSNRSKKLPPGPFPLPIIGNLHLLGIQPHRSLAKLADSHGAIMHLKLGQISTVAISSSDMAKQMLQKQDLAFSSRSIPDTVQVDNFHMFSVVWLPASWPQWRTLRKILNSHIFSVNKLDATQHLRYKKMEELVVYCKRSSQMGEAVDIGGAIFRTMLNLLSNTLISKDLADPYENSGKEFKDLVEGLMIDMGKPNWVDYFPVLKLLDPQGLRRYNSHFGKLLKFFNGLINERMELRKMNGQKRSDVLDTLLTATEDNPQDIDRKHIATILLDLFNAGTDTSSNVVEWAMTELLRSPDIMKKVQAELVQVLGEGNLMEETDVARLPYLQCIIKETYRMHPPAPFLVPRKVEQDVELCGYTVPKGSKVLINVWAIGRDSTLWEDPLVFNPDRFKDSKLDVRGQDFELIPFGAGRRICPGLPLAIRMVPVLLGTLLNTFKWKIEGDIAPKDMDMQEKFGLTLAKLRPLRAVPLPL is encoded by the exons ATGGATTATTATTGCACTCCTCTAGCTCTCTTGTTTGCCTGGACTTTGTTCCAAGGCTTGAATTTGTTAGTAGCGTTAACATCAAATAGAAGCAAAAAGTTACCTCCAGGACCCTTTCCATTACCCATAATAGGAAATCTCCACTTACTGGGAATTCAACCCCATAGATCCCTTGCCAAACTCGCCGATTCTCATGGCGCAATTATGCACCTGAAGTTGGGCCAAATATCAACTGTGGCGATTTCTTCTTCAGACATGGCTAAACAAATGCTCCAAAAGCAAGACTTAGCCTTCTCTAGCAGGTCTATTCCTGATACTGTCCAAGTAGACAACTTTCACATGTTCTCCGTTGTTTGGCTTCCCGCTTCATGGCCTCAATGGAGAACTCTCCGCAAAATATTGAATTCCCACATCTTCTCCGTTAACAAGCTTGATGCCACCCAGCATCTTAG gtACAAGAAGATGGAAGAACTTGTTGTTTACTGTAAAAGGAGTAGCCAAATGGGGGAGGCGGTAGATATTGGTGGTGCGATTTTTAGGACCATGTTGAATTTACTTTCCAACACTCTAATCTCAAAGGACTTGGCAGATCCGTATGAAAATTCGGGTAAAGAATTTAAGGATTTGGTGGAGGGACTAATGATAGACATGGGTAAACCAAATTGGGTGGACTACTTTCCAGTGCTAAAATTATTAGATCCACAAGGACTAAGGCGATATAATTCTCACTTCGGTAAGCTACTTAAGTTTTTTAATGGATTGATAAATGAGAGGATGGAGCTAAGGAAGATGAATGGACAAAAGAGGAGTGATGTTTTAGACACCTTACTCACAGCAACTGAAGATAATCCACAAGATATTGATCGCAAGCATATAGCTACAATACTTTTG GACCTATTTAATGCGGGAACTGATACAAGTTCGAACGTGGTGGAATGGGCTATGACTGAGCTTCTTAGATCTCCAGATATTATGAAGAAAGTCCAAGCTGAGCTCGTACAGGTCCTCGGAGAAGGTAACCTGATGGAAGAAACTGACGTTGCCCGACTCCCTTACTTGCAGTGCATTATTAAAGAAACTTACAGGATGCACCCTCCAGCTCCTTTTTTGGTACCTCGAAAAGTAGAGCAAGATGTTGAGCTGTGTGGCTACACTGTCCCTAAAGGTTCGAAAGTGCTCATTAATGTGTGGGCAATTGGCCGGGACTCGACTCTATGGGAAGACCCTTTGGTGTTTAATCCTGATAGATTTAAGGATTCAAAATTGGATGTGCGAGGTCAAGATTTTGAGTTAATTCCATTTGGTGCTGGTCGAAGAATTTGTCCTGGTCTGCCATTGGCAATAAGGATGGTCCCAGTACTGCTAGGCACACTGTTGAATACATTTAAGTGGAAAATTGAGGGTGATATTGCACCAAAAGACATGGACATGCAGGAGAAATTTGGCCTCACCTTGGCCAAACTTCGTCCTCTCCGAGCTGTCCCCCTTCCCCTTTAA
- the LOC107010320 gene encoding reticulon-like protein B13: MQQTTTSTDSPTPQLENHSDSESNLHTSTDSPTPDVNVGKTSTDILRDVILWKRKSYTVAALLAATAIWLALEVYGLTFITLFSWIAMFLIVSTFLWGNIHMLLGKDPLDMSRMYISDESVVEAGIKFRESVENSLRFLFSVSTKREWFVFAGTVASLGLLSVVASYLDLLTLLYIGIVMGLTVPVVYVKYEDRLKDLGQRARVRCHIYNSAATERCRMYYSSIAERVKKMKSKLQQKKKKKNE, encoded by the exons ATGCAGCAGACTACTACTTCAACAGATTCTCCAACTCCTCAACTTGAAAACCATTCAGATTCAG AATCCAACCTGCACACTTCAACAGACTCTCCAACACCTGATGTAAATGTTGGCAAAACTAGTACAG aTATACTCAGAGATGTAATTTTATGGAAGAGGAAGAGTTATACTGTTGCTGCACTATTAGCAGCTACAGCGATATGGCTGGCACTTGAAGTCTATGGATTGACCTTTATAACGCTGTTTTCATGGATCGCCATGTTCCTCATCGTTTCCACCTTTTTATGGGGCAACATACATATGCTCTTGGGGAA AGACCCCCTGGACATGTCAAGGATGTACATAAGCGATGAATCAGTTGTGGAAGCAGGAATCAAATTTCGTGAATCAGTTGAGAATAGCCTGAGGTTTCTGTTTAGCGTGAGTACCAAGAGAGAGTGGTTCGTCTTTGCTGGGACTGTAGCTTCTTTGGGATTGCTTTCTGTTGTGGCAAGTTACTTAGATTTACTTACGCTTCTCTACAttg GTATTGTGATGGGACTGACTGTACCAGTtgtatatgtgaaatatgaagACAGACTTAAGGACTTGGGGCAGCGAGCAAGGGTCCGATGCCACATATATAACAGCGCGGCGACTGAGAGATGTCGCATGTATTACAGCTCCATAGCGGAGAGGGTCAAAAAAATGAAGAGCAAGTTGCagcagaagaaaaagaaaaaaaatgagtag